From Leptolyngbya iicbica LK, a single genomic window includes:
- the scpB gene encoding SMC-Scp complex subunit ScpB produces MPKLASVIEAILYLKGRPLNIANLAEYAGCDREMAEEGLMDLMNEYAHRESALEIIETKDGYCLQLKSGFRHLVDTLIPLDLGVGALRTLAAIALRGPIAQTDLIDIRGSGAYQHVNELVNLGFVRKRRQADGRSFWLQVTNKFHQHFEIDDLPAFTQPVAKAQKSTADGDADDSPDGAPPSPAESEATAESLSSATGPEA; encoded by the coding sequence ATGCCTAAACTGGCCAGCGTCATCGAAGCAATTTTGTATCTCAAGGGACGGCCGCTCAATATCGCTAACCTGGCGGAATATGCTGGGTGCGATCGCGAGATGGCCGAAGAAGGGCTGATGGACCTCATGAATGAGTACGCCCACCGCGAGAGTGCTCTGGAAATCATTGAGACTAAAGATGGCTATTGCCTGCAATTGAAATCGGGCTTTCGCCATCTGGTCGATACGCTGATTCCCCTCGATTTGGGAGTGGGGGCCCTGCGCACCTTGGCCGCGATCGCCTTGCGAGGCCCCATCGCCCAGACTGACCTGATCGATATTCGGGGGTCGGGCGCGTATCAACACGTTAACGAACTGGTCAATCTGGGCTTCGTGAGGAAACGTCGCCAAGCCGATGGCCGCTCGTTTTGGCTACAGGTGACTAATAAATTTCACCAGCACTTCGAAATTGACGACCTGCCCGCCTTTACTCAACCAGTCGCCAAGGCTCAAAAGTCCACTGCTGATGGGGATGCTGATGACAGTCCTGATGGCGCGCCCCCATCACCAGCCGAGTCGGAAGCAACTGCTGAGTCGCTATCTTCTGCGACCGGACCAGAGGCCTAA
- a CDS encoding ABC transporter ATP-binding protein, with translation MTAAVCVQNLHKVYNSLHVVNDLSLTIQPGESFGLLGPNGAGKSTTIRMLTTLTQPSDGNLVVAGFDVRRDPMDVRRQIGVVLQQTSVDGDLTVWENMELHGRMHHIPNPQRQKRIDEWLGFVELGDRRDSKVKTLSGGMKRRLQIARALLHNPKILFLDEPTVGLDPQTRRRLWEIIRSLNQQGMTMLLTTHYMEEVEFLCNRIGILDQGQLIALGTLAELRERHGEGILMRQTGDRWDYQFFGTLAEANDYFEQQPDKTGMMTRPSNLEDIFVELTGRNLD, from the coding sequence ATGACAGCTGCCGTTTGCGTTCAAAATTTGCACAAGGTTTACAACAGCTTGCACGTTGTAAATGACTTGTCTCTGACGATTCAGCCGGGTGAAAGTTTTGGGTTGCTCGGCCCCAATGGAGCCGGTAAGTCCACCACGATTCGCATGTTGACGACGTTGACTCAGCCTTCGGATGGCAATTTGGTGGTGGCAGGGTTTGACGTGCGGCGTGACCCAATGGATGTGCGACGCCAGATTGGCGTGGTGTTGCAACAAACCAGTGTGGATGGTGATCTCACGGTTTGGGAAAACATGGAGCTACATGGGCGGATGCACCACATTCCCAACCCGCAACGGCAAAAGCGGATTGATGAATGGCTCGGGTTTGTGGAGCTGGGCGATCGCCGCGATAGCAAGGTCAAGACGCTATCTGGCGGCATGAAGCGACGGCTGCAAATTGCCCGAGCGCTCTTACATAACCCCAAAATTTTGTTTTTGGATGAGCCCACGGTGGGGCTCGATCCGCAGACTCGTCGCCGCCTCTGGGAAATTATTCGTTCACTGAATCAGCAAGGCATGACGATGCTGCTGACCACCCACTATATGGAAGAGGTGGAGTTTTTGTGCAACCGCATTGGCATTTTGGATCAGGGGCAGCTCATTGCCTTGGGGACGCTGGCTGAGTTGCGCGAGCGGCATGGTGAGGGCATTCTCATGCGGCAAACGGGCGATCGCTGGGATTATCAGTTTTTTGGCACCCTGGCCGAAGCCAATGACTATTTTGAGCAGCAGCCCGACAAAACTGGCATGATGACGCGCCCATCGAATTTAGAAGATATCTTTGTAGAGCTCACTGGTCGCAATCTGGATTAA
- a CDS encoding DUF760 domain-containing protein: MTFNPERVDFVGLHVDDEAGNQLLQYLKHQSPEVLSRVAQAVTPEIKQIISQNVQGLIGVLPGDGFNVQVSTDRENLAGLLASAMMTGYFLRQMEQRMEMDASLMGALFDTDEEADDWSDR, encoded by the coding sequence ATGACATTTAACCCTGAGCGCGTTGATTTTGTAGGCCTGCATGTCGATGACGAAGCTGGTAATCAGCTTCTGCAATACCTCAAGCATCAGTCGCCGGAGGTATTGAGTCGGGTGGCCCAGGCGGTCACTCCCGAAATTAAGCAGATCATTTCGCAAAATGTGCAAGGTCTCATTGGGGTATTGCCCGGTGATGGCTTTAATGTCCAAGTCTCTACTGACCGAGAAAATCTGGCGGGTCTACTGGCGTCGGCCATGATGACTGGATATTTTCTGCGGCAAATGGAACAGCGTATGGAGATGGATGCTTCCTTAATGGGAGCCCTCTTTGACACTGATGAAGAGGCAGACGATTGGTCTGATCGGTAG